One stretch of Novosphingobium pentaromativorans US6-1 DNA includes these proteins:
- a CDS encoding tyrosine recombinase, with translation MIGAGEDLAERFLAVLAVERGAAANTLAAYRRDLAAAREQLGDLAGADGPALAGLGEAWSDLAASSLARRCSALRQFYGFLVDEGLRKDDPSGSLPKLRTRRPLPRLLSHEDVERLLVLAEEEASTGRADALRMLTLLELLYGSGLRASELVSLPLAAVPRDAPFLHVTGKGGQQRMVPVSGRARQALSRWLEVRRGQSKFLFPSSGASGHLTRVRLFQLLRALALRAGIDPTRVSPHVLRHAFATHLLEGGADLRVLQTLLGHADIATTQIYTHVESSRLVELVNARHPLAGKRGG, from the coding sequence ATGATCGGGGCGGGAGAAGACCTCGCCGAACGGTTTCTCGCTGTGCTGGCAGTGGAGCGCGGTGCGGCGGCCAACACCCTGGCGGCCTACCGGCGCGACCTTGCCGCCGCTCGGGAACAGCTGGGCGATCTGGCCGGCGCTGATGGCCCCGCTCTTGCCGGGCTGGGCGAGGCATGGAGCGACCTTGCTGCCTCTAGCCTTGCGAGACGGTGTTCGGCGTTGCGGCAGTTCTACGGTTTCCTTGTCGACGAGGGCTTGCGCAAGGACGATCCATCCGGCTCGTTGCCCAAGCTGCGTACGCGCCGACCCCTGCCGCGCCTGCTTTCCCACGAGGACGTTGAGCGGCTCCTCGTTTTGGCCGAAGAGGAGGCCAGCACGGGGCGTGCGGATGCGCTGCGCATGCTCACGCTGCTCGAATTGCTCTATGGATCGGGCCTGCGCGCAAGCGAACTGGTCTCCTTGCCTTTGGCGGCGGTGCCGCGCGATGCGCCGTTCCTGCATGTGACGGGCAAGGGCGGTCAGCAGAGGATGGTTCCGGTCAGCGGCCGCGCCCGCCAGGCGCTGTCGCGTTGGCTGGAAGTGCGCCGGGGGCAATCGAAGTTCCTGTTTCCCTCCAGCGGCGCGAGCGGACACCTGACGCGTGTGCGCCTGTTCCAGCTCCTGCGGGCGCTCGCGCTGCGGGCAGGCATCGATCCTACGCGTGTTTCGCCGCACGTCCTGCGCCACGCCTTTGCCACGCACCTGCTGGAGGGCGGCGCGGACCTGCGCGTCTTGCAGACCCTGCTTGGCCATGCCGACATCGCCACGACGCAGATCTATACGCATGTCGAGAGCAGCCGCCTTGTCGAACTCGTCAATGCGCGTCACCCGCTCGCCGGCAAGCGCGGCGGGTGA
- a CDS encoding M48 family metalloprotease has protein sequence MASRRLRAATLIGTSLGFVALGSAACVPAASGGSVGSTGMPTTSASISQADKAEGAKAHPQLLEEFGGSVSGPQAAYVESVGKTIAVQSGLSNARGDFTVTLLNSPVNNAFAIPGGYVYVTRQLTALMNNEAELAGVLGHEVGHVAARHAAKRQQAAQRNQIIGVLGSILSGVLLGDSSFGQFGQKLFSQGSQLLTLKYSRSQELEADNLGITYLKRAGYDPRAMATVLESLARQNALEAQLRGTSNQVPEWASTHPDPASRVRDALNRAGSNATGLTNRDRFLTGVDGLVYGDDPKQGVVEGSKFTHPVLRFAFEAPDGFYMVNGSSAVSINGQSGKAQFSGGKLSGSLETYIQTVFSGLTDSGQAKIAPSSVERTTVNGIPAAYGVARVQSSNSSVDVVVFAYDFGNGQAYHFVTIAQAGGAGVFNPMFRSLKRISASEAGSVKPRLLDVVTVKSGDTVRSLSQRMAYSDAQLERFLVLNGLQSNATLTPGQKVKIVTY, from the coding sequence ATGGCATCGCGACGCTTGAGGGCCGCAACTCTGATCGGCACGAGCCTGGGTTTCGTGGCCCTGGGTTCGGCTGCATGCGTTCCGGCCGCCAGTGGCGGCAGCGTGGGATCGACGGGGATGCCGACAACGTCGGCCTCCATCAGCCAGGCCGACAAGGCCGAAGGCGCCAAGGCGCATCCCCAGTTGCTGGAAGAATTCGGCGGTTCGGTGTCCGGTCCCCAAGCCGCTTACGTGGAATCGGTAGGCAAGACGATCGCCGTGCAGTCCGGACTGAGCAACGCGCGCGGCGACTTTACCGTCACCTTGCTCAACAGCCCGGTGAACAATGCCTTCGCGATTCCCGGTGGCTATGTCTACGTCACCCGCCAGTTGACCGCGCTGATGAACAATGAGGCGGAGCTGGCCGGCGTGCTGGGCCATGAAGTGGGCCATGTCGCCGCGCGGCATGCCGCCAAGCGCCAGCAGGCCGCCCAGCGCAACCAGATCATCGGCGTGCTTGGCTCGATCCTCTCGGGCGTCCTGCTCGGCGACAGTTCGTTCGGCCAGTTCGGCCAGAAACTGTTCTCGCAGGGCTCGCAGCTCCTGACGCTCAAGTACTCGCGCTCGCAGGAGCTTGAGGCTGACAATCTCGGGATCACTTATCTCAAGCGCGCGGGTTACGATCCGCGGGCGATGGCGACTGTGCTGGAAAGCCTCGCGCGGCAAAATGCCCTCGAGGCACAGTTGCGTGGGACGAGCAATCAGGTGCCCGAGTGGGCCTCGACCCACCCTGACCCAGCTTCGCGCGTGCGCGATGCGCTGAACCGGGCGGGCAGCAACGCGACGGGGCTAACCAATCGCGACCGGTTCCTTACCGGCGTCGATGGTCTTGTCTATGGTGACGATCCCAAGCAGGGCGTCGTCGAAGGCAGCAAGTTCACCCATCCGGTGCTGCGCTTCGCCTTCGAGGCTCCGGACGGCTTCTACATGGTCAACGGCTCCAGTGCGGTGTCGATCAACGGTCAGTCGGGCAAGGCCCAGTTCTCGGGCGGCAAGTTGAGCGGAAGCCTCGAGACCTACATTCAGACCGTCTTTTCCGGGCTGACCGATTCGGGGCAGGCAAAGATCGCTCCGTCCTCGGTCGAGCGCACGACAGTGAACGGCATTCCGGCCGCTTATGGCGTCGCGCGCGTGCAGTCCTCGAACAGCAGCGTCGATGTCGTCGTCTTCGCTTACGATTTCGGCAACGGGCAGGCCTATCACTTCGTCACGATCGCGCAGGCGGGCGGCGCCGGGGTGTTCAATCCGATGTTCCGCAGCCTGAAGCGGATATCCGCCAGCGAGGCAGGCAGCGTGAAGCCGCGCCTGCTTGATGTCGTCACTGTAAAGTCAGGTGACACCGTGCGTTCGCTGTCCCAGCGCATGGCGTACAGCGATGCGCAGCTCGAACGCTTCCTGGTGCTCAACGGTCTGCAGTCGAATGCGACGCTGACGCCGGGGCAGAAAGTGAAAATCGTCACTTACTGA
- a CDS encoding Flp family type IVb pilin: MKFLAKLRRNEEGATAIEYGLIAALIAVAAIAAMQGMGSQLTSTFEKTSSAMANA; the protein is encoded by the coding sequence ATGAAGTTTCTCGCCAAGCTGCGCCGCAATGAAGAAGGCGCAACCGCAATCGAATACGGTCTGATCGCTGCTCTGATCGCGGTTGCCGCGATCGCCGCCATGCAGGGCATGGGCTCGCAGCTCACCTCGACCTTCGAGAAGACGTCTTCGGCGATGGCCAACGCCTAA
- a CDS encoding Flp family type IVb pilin, whose translation MYKDILPKLYADERGATAVEYALILGLVVLVVIVSIDSVATVTVDMWTDIADKTATAVSGT comes from the coding sequence ATGTACAAAGACATCCTGCCGAAACTGTACGCTGACGAACGCGGCGCCACCGCCGTCGAGTATGCGTTGATACTCGGCCTGGTGGTCCTGGTCGTCATCGTGTCGATCGATTCCGTTGCCACAGTCACAGTCGATATGTGGACCGATATCGCCGACAAGACGGCCACCGCTGTCAGTGGAACCTAG